In a single window of the Pieris rapae chromosome 9, ilPieRapa1.1, whole genome shotgun sequence genome:
- the LOC110993857 gene encoding uncharacterized protein LOC110993857 isoform X2 — protein sequence MMKSIPAILCLVTELFATPVITRQSLLRQANRDQYCSHLLHFNNYFYSFDEQRNLTGTPADLSIHWKTGNIFFTLISDEMKMSLQVLHPSNETEIIKVAGLGQSTCVDNLNDIVYLATDNGVYKYKDDGSIELYTALGEDVMYIAVTNDGTTMYIATWPQNRVQRITNDGQKQETFAPIPNGHGLTIDTRNNMYFAATKTSYVLKNGHNVPIKIKGLPSDRMTGVFVSRSDDVFAMDENSNFYKIDPENASAKHLGTFSIAGVNTFGLDSADNIYIGVKGGIHKFTAHETSPCSDFENQNVKGKKLTKRRKHKKTTTSTTEATYEDE from the exons ATG atGAAGTCAATACCAGCGATACTATGTCTAGTAACAGAGTTGTTCGCCACGCCAGTTATAACGCGTCAAAGTTTACTTCGCCAAGCGAATAGAGACCAATATTGCTCACATCttttacatttcaataattatttctattcgTTCGACGAGCAACGCAATCTTACAGGCACTCCCGCAGATCTAAGCATTCATTGGAAAACTGGGAACATATTCTTCACGCTTATAAgtgatgaaatgaaaatgagCCTGCAAGTGCTGCATCCCAGTAACGagactgaaataataaaagtggCCGGACTCGGTCAATCAACGTGTGTGGATAACCTCAACGACATTGTGTACCTAGCCACTGATAACGGCGTCTATAAATACAAAGATGACGGCTCCATAGAACTCTATACAGCTTTAGGTGAGGATGTTATGTACATTGCTGTGACGAACGATGGCACCACTATGTACATCGCCACATGGCCCCAGAACAGAGTACAAAGAATAACAAATGACGGTCAGAAGCAAGAAACCTTCGCGCCTATACCGAATGGACATGGACTGACAATAGATACAAGAAATAACATGTACTTTGCAGCCACAAAGACATCGTATGTGCTGAAGAATGGTCATAATGTtcctataaaaattaagggACTGCCGAGTGATAGAATGACAGGTGTTTTTGTCAGCCGATCGGATGATGTATTTGCAATGGATGAGAAtagcaatttttataaaatagaccCAGAAAATGCAAGTGCTAAACATTTAGGTACATTTAGTATAGCCGGCGTGAATACATTCGGTTTGGATTCGgcagataatatttacattggaGTCAAAGGAGGAATTCATAAATTTACTGCGCATGAGACCAGCCCCTGTTCGGATtttgaaaa ccAAAATGTAAAAGGCAAAAAACTCACTAAACGACGTAAGCATAAGAAAACAACAACGTCTACCACTGAAGCAACCTATGAAGATGAATAG
- the LOC110993857 gene encoding uncharacterized protein LOC110993857 isoform X1 produces the protein MMKSIPAILCLVTELFATPVITRQSLLRQANRDQYCSHLLHFNNYFYSFDEQRNLTGTPADLSIHWKTGNIFFTLISDEMKMSLQVLHPSNETEIIKVAGLGQSTCVDNLNDIVYLATDNGVYKYKDDGSIELYTALGEDVMYIAVTNDGTTMYIATWPQNRVQRITNDGQKQETFAPIPNGHGLTIDTRNNMYFAATKTSYVLKNGHNVPIKIKGLPSDRMTGVFVSRSDDVFAMDENSNFYKIDPENASAKHLGTFSIAGVNTFGLDSADNIYIGVKGGIHKFTAHETSPCSDFEK, from the exons ATG atGAAGTCAATACCAGCGATACTATGTCTAGTAACAGAGTTGTTCGCCACGCCAGTTATAACGCGTCAAAGTTTACTTCGCCAAGCGAATAGAGACCAATATTGCTCACATCttttacatttcaataattatttctattcgTTCGACGAGCAACGCAATCTTACAGGCACTCCCGCAGATCTAAGCATTCATTGGAAAACTGGGAACATATTCTTCACGCTTATAAgtgatgaaatgaaaatgagCCTGCAAGTGCTGCATCCCAGTAACGagactgaaataataaaagtggCCGGACTCGGTCAATCAACGTGTGTGGATAACCTCAACGACATTGTGTACCTAGCCACTGATAACGGCGTCTATAAATACAAAGATGACGGCTCCATAGAACTCTATACAGCTTTAGGTGAGGATGTTATGTACATTGCTGTGACGAACGATGGCACCACTATGTACATCGCCACATGGCCCCAGAACAGAGTACAAAGAATAACAAATGACGGTCAGAAGCAAGAAACCTTCGCGCCTATACCGAATGGACATGGACTGACAATAGATACAAGAAATAACATGTACTTTGCAGCCACAAAGACATCGTATGTGCTGAAGAATGGTCATAATGTtcctataaaaattaagggACTGCCGAGTGATAGAATGACAGGTGTTTTTGTCAGCCGATCGGATGATGTATTTGCAATGGATGAGAAtagcaatttttataaaatagaccCAGAAAATGCAAGTGCTAAACATTTAGGTACATTTAGTATAGCCGGCGTGAATACATTCGGTTTGGATTCGgcagataatatttacattggaGTCAAAGGAGGAATTCATAAATTTACTGCGCATGAGACCAGCCCCTGTTCGGATtttgaaaagtaa